The Arachidicoccus terrestris genome includes the window ATACATGGGCTTTGGTTTAAACAGGCTTCTTGTGATCAGATGCGTTCACTTTTACTTATCTGTGATTCGTTTATGCCTCTGAGGATGAGGTATTTATCAATAAGTACCCCCTTTTCTACCGTTTTGCCCCCCATCAAAGGACAGCGCCGGGCTATTTTTGTTTTTGTTGAACAGGTCCAATAGAAAATGATAATCATTAAGATAAAGAAATATAATCTATGAAAAGAAAGCTAAATTGGAATATTGGAGGCATTTTATTTGTTGGGTTAAGTCTGATGATGTTAGCCATTAGCTGTAAAGCAAAAAAAGAAATGCTGTCACATAGCTTTGCTTTGGGAGACTCCGCCTTTTTACTGGATGGAAAGCCCTTTCAGATCATATCCGGGGAAATTCACTATCCGAGAGTGCCCAGAGAAGCCTGGAGAGCCAGAATGAAAATGGCCAGGGCGATGGGGCTCAATACGATCAGCACCTATGTTTTTTGGAATTTACATGAACCGGAAAAGGATGTTTTTGACTTTTCCGGCAATAATGATATTGCTGCGTTCGTCAAAGTGGCGCAGGAGGAAGGACTATGGGTGATCCTAAGGCCGAGCCCTTATGTTTGCGCGGAATGGGAATTCGGCGGCTACCCATATTGGCTCCAGAATGAAAAAGGCTTGGTTGTAAGAAGTTCAGAACCACAATATCTGAGTGAATATAAGAAGTATATAAATGCCGTGGGTAAACAGCTGGCGCCTCTACAGGTAAATCACGGGGGCAATATTTTAATGGTTCAGATTGAAAATGAATATGGGTCCTATGGAAAAGACAAGAATTATTTAGCGCTTAACGAAAAAATGTTTAGGGATGCCGGTTTTGACGGTCTTCTTTATACCTGCGATCCTGCTCAGGACCTCGCTAAGGGCTACTTGCCAGGGATGCTTCCTGCCGTTAACGGCCTGGTAAAGCCAGCAGCTGTTAAGAAACTCGTCAGAAAATACCATAATGGCAAGGGCCCTTTTATGATCGCAGAATGGTATCCGGCGTGGTTTGACTGGTGGGGAACGCCGCATCATACTGTCGCACCGGCCTCTTACGCCGGTGAGCTCGATTCAGTTCTGTCTTCCGGTCTCTCTATTAATATGTATATGTTTCATGGTGGCACGACCAGAGGGTTTATGAATGGCGCGAATGATAAAGAGAATACGCCGTATGAGCCCCAGATCAGCAGTTACGATTATGATGCCCCTCTAGACGAAGCGGGTAATCCAACCGAGAAATTCAGAATATTCAGGTCAGTTATCGAAAAGCATTTGCCCGAAGGTGAAACCCTGCCACCGATCCCTGCCAGCAAGTCTGCCATTTCTATTGCCGATATTCAACTGACTAAGCGTACGTATTTAGCCGATGCCTTACCGGAGCCTGTTAAGGCGGACACGCCAGTGACATTTGAAGACCTGCATCAGGCATATGGCTATGTTTTATACCGGACGATTGTAGATGGCGATAAAACCAGCACTTTAAAGATCGATGAATTAAGGGATTATGCGATTGTAATGGTCAATGGCCAGCCGCAGGGGGTCCTGGACCGTCGCCTGGGGCAGAACACCCTGAATGTGCAGTTGCCGGCCGGAAGGGACACCCTTGACTTGTTTATTGAGAATCTGGGCAGAATTAATTTTGGCCCTAACCTGCTAAAAAATAAAAAAGGGATTACCCGTAAAGTCTTATTGGGTGGACAGGAGTTAAAAGGCTGGTCGATGTATAAGTTTCCGTTTAATAATGTAAATGATTTTAAATGGAAGGCAGTTAATGGACACAATAGAGGCCCAGTGTTGTTGCAGGGCATCTTCAGCGTAAATAAGGTGGCCGACACCTATTTTGATATGACTAAATGGGGCAAGGGCGTCATTTGGGTAAATGGCCACCACCTCGGGCGCTATTGGTCCGTAGGGCCACAACAAACCGTATATTTACCTGCAG containing:
- a CDS encoding glycoside hydrolase family 35 protein, with product MKRKLNWNIGGILFVGLSLMMLAISCKAKKEMLSHSFALGDSAFLLDGKPFQIISGEIHYPRVPREAWRARMKMARAMGLNTISTYVFWNLHEPEKDVFDFSGNNDIAAFVKVAQEEGLWVILRPSPYVCAEWEFGGYPYWLQNEKGLVVRSSEPQYLSEYKKYINAVGKQLAPLQVNHGGNILMVQIENEYGSYGKDKNYLALNEKMFRDAGFDGLLYTCDPAQDLAKGYLPGMLPAVNGLVKPAAVKKLVRKYHNGKGPFMIAEWYPAWFDWWGTPHHTVAPASYAGELDSVLSSGLSINMYMFHGGTTRGFMNGANDKENTPYEPQISSYDYDAPLDEAGNPTEKFRIFRSVIEKHLPEGETLPPIPASKSAISIADIQLTKRTYLADALPEPVKADTPVTFEDLHQAYGYVLYRTIVDGDKTSTLKIDELRDYAIVMVNGQPQGVLDRRLGQNTLNVQLPAGRDTLDLFIENLGRINFGPNLLKNKKGITRKVLLGGQELKGWSMYKFPFNNVNDFKWKAVNGHNRGPVLLQGIFSVNKVADTYFDMTKWGKGVIWVNGHHLGRYWSVGPQQTVYLPAEWMHTGDNTVTILEELKDNRRVVHTIDHPILDSLQK